Proteins from one Ahaetulla prasina isolate Xishuangbanna chromosome 2, ASM2864084v1, whole genome shotgun sequence genomic window:
- the LOC131190473 gene encoding vomeronasal type-2 receptor 26-like, with product MERSMQEINKDPLLLPNLTLGYNLHDNFRDRRLTLDGLLDLLSTGEANVPNYSCGRKRNMLVLLEEANSDISILMAAILGIYKIPQMSYTFISPFLRYKTQLPFFYRTVPKEGAQNLGIVKLLLYFQWTFIGLLAADTDNGERFIRTFSPLHHFLKNPQIYNNTMQGMYLDGNGDLMADFDLINQSPMILPNITLGYNIYDNFFSARITYEAMMDFLSTGQENIPNYRCGRQKNLLAVLEEAASELFDHISTFLSLYKIPQKVWEKCTEKEIQENPPRAMVKRYLLNDGASISDAIQAVAWILSAASFSQLRKRRMQALLIRCTERCSPGQVKLMREGAAVCCYDCSLCVEGTFSVQEDAAHCSRCPDDQYSNKKRDQCVLKTISFLSYKEILGLLLASFALTLSLTTAFVLGIFIKYRETPIVKANNRDLTYILLVSLLLSFLTSLLFIGQPNKVTCFLRQATFSIVFSVAVSSLLAKTVMVVVAFLAKKPGSRMRKWLGKSLANFMVFSCSCVQVGICIMWLGISPPFPHSDLHSQPGQILLQCNEGSVAMFYIALGYMGFLAAICFLVAFLARKLPGTFNEAKWITFSMLVFCSVWVSFVPTYLSTKGKYMVAMQVFSILASSLGLLGCIFIPKCYIIMLRPDLNTKEQLMMRMKEGS from the exons ATGGAGAGGTCCATGCAG GAAATCAATAAAGATCCTCTCCTCTTGCCCAACCTCACCTTGGGTTATAACCTCCATGACAACTTTCGAGACAGAAGATTGACATTGGATGGTCTGTTGGATTTGCTTTCAACTGGAGAGgccaatgttcccaactacagctgCGGAAGGAAGAGAAACATGCTGGTTCTCCTGGAAGAGGCCAACTCTGATATATCCATCCTCATGGCTGCCATATTGGGCATCTACAAAATCCCACAG atgagcTACACTTTTATTTCACCCTTCCTGAGGTATAAAACTCAATTACCCTTTTTCTACCGGACCGTCCCCAAAGAAGGTGCTCAGAACCTGGGAATTGTTAAATTGCTGCTGTATTTTCAATGGACGTTCATTGGCCTCCTTGCTGCAGACACTGATAACGGAGAACGTTTCATCAGGACCTTCAGTCCA CTCCACCATTTCCTGAAGAATCCCCAGATCTACAACAACACCATGCAAGGGATGTActtggatgggaatggagatttgatgGCTGACTTTGACCTT ATCAACCAGAGCCCAATGATCTTACCCAACATCACCCTGGGCTACAATATTTATGACAACTTCTTCAGTGCAAGAATAACCTATGAGGCCATGATGGACTTCCTGTCTACAGGGCAGGAGAACATCCCAAACTACAGATGTGGAAGACAAAAGAATCTGCTGGCAGTTCTTGAAGAGGCGGCATCGGAACTCTTTGATCATATTTCCACTTTCTTGAGCCTCTACAAAATTCCACAG AAAGTTTGGGAAAAATGCACAGAAAAGGAGATCCAGGAGAACCCGCCCCGTGCTATGGTGAAAAGATACCTGTTGAACGATGGTGCCAGTATTTCCGATGCAATCCAAGCTGTGGCCTGGATCCTCAGTGCGGCTTCTTTCTCCCaactgaggaagaggaggatgcag GCTTTGCTGATCAG ATGTACAGAACGTTGTTCTCCAGGACAAGTCAAGCTGATGAGAGAGGGAGCAGCTGTTTGCTGCTACGACTGTTCTCTGTGTGTGGAAGGAACATTCTCTGTTCAAGAAG ATGCAGCTCATTGCAGCAGGTGTCCAGATGACCAGTATTCAAATAAAAAGCGAGATCAGTGTGTCCTGAAAACTATAAGCTTCTTGTCTTACAAAGAAATCTTGGGACTCCTCCTGGCTTCCTTTGCCCTTACTTTGTCCCTAACCACTGCCTTTGTTCTGGGAATCTTCATTAAATACCGAGAAACTCCCatagtcaaagccaacaaccgggacctcaCTTACATTCTCCTGGTTTCCCTCCTCCTTTCATTCTTGACCTCCCTTCTATTCATCGGTCAGCCCAACAAAGTGACCTGCTTTCTTCGACAAGCCACTTTCAGCATTGTTTTTTCTGTTGCCGTGTCCTCCTTGCTGGCCAAGACTGTTATGGTGGTGGTGGCTTTCCTAGCTAAAAAGCCAGGGAGCAGGATGAGGAAGTGGCTCGGGAAGAGTCTGGCCAACTTTATGGTATTTTCCTGCTCTTGTGTTCAGGTGGGCATCTGCATCATGTGGCTTGGAATCTCTCCCCCATTCCCACATTCTGACCTGCATTCCCAACCAGGACAGATCCTTCTGCAATGCAATGAAGGCTCAGTCGCCATGTTCTACATCGCCCTTGGTTACATGGGCTTTCTGGCTGCCATTTGTTTCTTGGTGGCCTTCTTGGCCCGAAAGCTGCCAGGGACATTCAATGAAGCCAAatggatcaccttcagcatgttggtcttctgcagtgtttggGTCTCCTTCGTCCCCacttacctgagcaccaaagggaaatacatggtagCCATGCAGGTTTTCTCCATCCTGGCTTCCAGCTTGGGTTTGCTGGGCTGCATCTTTATCCCCAAATGCTACATTATTATGCTGAGACCTGATCTGAACACAAAGGAGCAACTAATGATGAGAATGAAGGAGGGCTCCTAG